From Polynucleobacter paludilacus:
TCAAGACTGCTGCCCCTTACAGCATTGCTTCAGTGACTAAGGCTAGGGTTGCGCGGATGCCTCTCAAGGCTTGGGCGGAATTTTTGAATGCCCACCCCGCTCTCAAAGAGGGCTTTGAATTTGAGGTGATGCGCTTGATGAGCGAGATCATGGCGCACACCATTACTTTGCATATGCTCGATGCGCCTGGCAGGGTAGAGCGCTTCTTGCGTAAGTATCAGTATTTATTCGAATTACTGCCCAAAAAAGAGTTGGCCGCTTATCTCAATCTCTCCCCTGAGACCCTGAGTCGCCTCAAAACCAAGCATAAAGAGCTCTTCGTTTAGGCTCCTACAGGCCCAATAAATTGGGCATTTCAGTGGAAATTGACCCAAGTCAATGATCCATCCTCTCCCCAAGCCTAAGATTCAGTTCTGCTGTGGAGGAGACAAATTTTTACCTCTAGCATTGTTTATAACTTGAATAATTATTTATGACTACAGATACTCAAAACACCCAGTTAACCGATGGCTTTCATTTAGTCATTGATGCCCTCAAGGCAAACGATCTCAACACCATTTTTGGTTTGGTTGGTATTCCAATTACCGACTTGTGCCGTTTAGCTCAAGCTGAAGGAATGCGTTTCATCGGCTTCCGTCATGAGCAACACGCAGGTAATGCTGCTGCTATTGCGGGCTACATGACTCAACAGCCGGGTATCTGTATGACAGTTTCTGCTCCTGGATTCTTGAATGGCTTGACTGCTTTGGCGAACGCAACTGTGAACTGCTTCCCAATGATTTTGATCAGCGGCTCTAGTGAGCGTGAGATCGTTGACTTGCAGCAGGGCGACTATGAAGAGATGGATCAGCTCAATGCAGCAAAGCCATACGCAAAAGCAGCCTATCGTATTAATCACATTGAAGATATCGGCATTGGCTTTGCTCGTGCGATTCGTGCAGCGGTATCCGGCCGTCCTGGTGGCGTGTATCTGGACTTGCCTGCACAATTGCTGGCCCAAACGATGCCTGCTGCAGAAGCTAAGAAAACGATTTTCAAAGTGATTGATCCAGTTCCTCGCCAAATCCCTGCTGCTGATGCAGTTGAGCGCGCGCTCAATGTCTTGAAGGGCGCCAAGCGTCCATTAATACTTTTGGGCAAGGGCGCAGCATACGCACAAGCGGATAGCCAGGTTCGTGATTTGATTGAGAAATCTGGTATTCCATATTTGCCAATGTCGATGGCCAAAGGTTTGTTGCCTGATAACCATCCACAGTCAGCATCTGCAGCTCGCTCCTTTGTTTTAGCTGAAGCAGACGCAGTGTTGTTGGTTGGTGCCCGTTTGAACTGGTTACTCGCACACGGTAAAGGTAAGACTTGGGGTAAAGAGCCTAAGAAATTTATTCAGATCGATATTCAGGCAAACGAAGTCGATAGCAACGTACAAATTGATGCTCCATTGATCGGTGATATTGGTTCATGCGTTGGCGAACTCTTGAAGGGTATTGCTGCAGTTCCTAAGCCAAGCGCTGAGTGGATCAATGCCATTAATGAGAAGAAAGACAAGAACATGGCGAAGATGGCAGAAACACTTGCCAAAGAAGCCACGCCAATGAACTTCCATGGCGCATTGCGTGTGATTCGTGATGTTGTGAAAAAGAACCCAGATATCAACTTGGTCAATGAAGGTGCAAACACCTTGGATTATTGCCGTGCGATCGTTGATATGTACAAGCCACGTAAACGTTTTGACTCAGGTACCTGGGGCATTATGGGTATTGGTATGGGCTATGCTATTGGCGCTGCCGTGACTAGCGGTCTTCCAACTCTGGCGATTGAGGGCGATAGCGCTTTTGGATTTAGCGGTATGGAGCTAGAGACCATTTGTCGTTACAACTTGCCGATTACCACCGTGGTATTTAATAACAACGGTGTGTATCGTGGTACAGACGTGAATCCTACTGGTGGCGCCGATGTTGCCCCTACCGTGTTTGTTAAGGATGCGCGTTATGACAAGATGATTGAAGCGTTTGGTGGAGTGGGTTACTACGTCACTACCCCTGCTGAGTTAGAGACTGCGTTAACAAAAGCAATTGCTGATGGTAAGCCTGCTTTGATCAATGCCGTCATTGATGAAACTGCTGGCACTGAAAGCGGACGTTTAACCAATCTCAACCCATCTACTGCGGCTGCTAAGCACTAAGCCAACAGTAATTGATTAGTAATATTGACTAGCTACATTAAGTAATACTTTAAGGAGAAACAAACATGACTAAACCATTAGACGGTATTCGGATTATCGACTTCACCCACGTACAAGCGGGTCCTGCCTGTACTCAATTGTTAGGTTTTTATGGCGCTGACGTGATCAAGGTAGAGCGTCCAGGATCTGGCGATGTAACCCGTAGTCAGTTACGCGATATTCCTGGTGCCGATGCTTTGTATTTCACCATGCTCAACGGTAACAAGCGTTCTTTAACTTTGGATACCAAGACTCCAGAAGGTAAAGAAGTTTTAGAGAAGATGATTAAGACTTCAGACGTCATGGTTGAGAACTTCGGCCCAGGCGCTTTAGATCGTATGGGTTTCTCTTGGAAGCGTATTCAAGAATTGAATCCAAAGATGATTCTGGCTTCTGTTAAAGGCTTTAGCGATGGTCACTCTTACGAGGACTTGAAGGTCTATGAGAACGTTGCGCAATGTGCTGGCGGCGCTGCTTCTACAACTGGTTTCTGGGATGGTCCTCCTACTGTTTCTGCTGCTGCTTTGGGTGACTCCAATACGGGTATGCACTTGGCGATTGGTATTTTGACTGCATTGATGCAGCGTCAGAAGACCGGCAAGGGTCAAAAAGTTTCTTGCTCAATGCAAGATGCTGTTCTAAATCTGTGCCGCGTGAAGTTGCGCGATCAACAGCGTTTGGACAAGATTGGTTACTTGGAAGAGTATCCGCAGTACCCACACGGTTCATTCTCTGATGTTGTTCCACGCGGCGGTAACGCAGGCGGTGGCGGTCAACCAGGTTGGGTCTTAAAGTGTAAAGGTTGGGAGACTGATCCTAATGCGTACATCTATTTCACCATTCAAGGTCACGCTTGGGAGCCAATTACCAAAGCTTTGGGTAAACCAGAGTGGGCAACTGATCCAGCGTACATGACTGCTGAAGCACGTCAAGATAAGATTTTTGACATCTTCGCAACCATTGAAGACTGGTTAAAAGACAAGACTAAATACGAAGCAGTGGATATTCTTCGTAAGTTCGACATTCCATGTGCACCAGTTCTTTCTATGAAAGAGTTGGCTAACTCACCAGACTTGCGTAAGAGTGGTTCGATCGTTGAAGTAGATCACAAAGTACGCGGTAAGTATTTGACGATTGGTAGCCCAATCAAGTTCTCTGATTTAGAGATTGAGGTGAAGCCATCACCTGTATTGGGTGAGCATACCGACGAGGTATTGGCCGATCTGGGTTACGGTACAGAAGATATTGCCAAACTGCACGCAGCTAAAGCAGTTTAAGTAGAGTCATCTGCTCTTAGAAGGCGCCCCTAGTGGGCGCCTTTTTTACGTCTAAGGGTTCTCCCTGCCTAAAAATTAGGCAATTATTTTTACCCTGATTTCTCACTGGTAAAATTGAAATAATTCAAAATTTCAATCTTCCTAGGACTTTAATCATGGCAAAAGCATTAGACGGGGTCAAAATCCTCGACTTTACGCACGTTCAATCCGGCCCAACCTGCACTCAATTGTTGGCGTGGTTTGGTGCTGATGTGATCAAGGTGGAAAAATCGGGTGAGGGTGATGCGACCCGTGGTCAGTTACGCGACATTCCCGATGTGGACAGTTTGTATTTCACGATGCTCAATCACAACAAGCGATCGATCACGGTCAATACCAAAACCCAAAAGGGCAAAGAAATTCTGGAGCGCTTAATTAAAGAGTGTGACGTATTGGTAGAAAATTTTGCACCAGGCGCCTTAGACCGCATGGGTTTTTCTTGGGAGCGCATTCAGGAGCTCAATCCACGCATGATCATGGCATCTGTTAAAGGCTTTGGCCCAGGGCCCTATGAAGACTGCAAAGTCTATGAGAACGTAGCGCAATGTGCTGGCGGCTCTGCATCCACAA
This genomic window contains:
- a CDS encoding Crp/Fnr family transcriptional regulator, whose protein sequence is MTALDKHPEKNLIRLQLSQNSVLQSLDSSAMADLEAHLEIADLKKGDILLHQGDHQMEQYFVLDGILKRIVSSADAKEMILRFAIEKDIETSYAAWRLKTAAPYSIASVTKARVARMPLKAWAEFLNAHPALKEGFEFEVMRLMSEIMAHTITLHMLDAPGRVERFLRKYQYLFELLPKKELAAYLNLSPETLSRLKTKHKELFV
- the frc gene encoding formyl-CoA transferase → MTKPLDGIRIIDFTHVQAGPACTQLLGFYGADVIKVERPGSGDVTRSQLRDIPGADALYFTMLNGNKRSLTLDTKTPEGKEVLEKMIKTSDVMVENFGPGALDRMGFSWKRIQELNPKMILASVKGFSDGHSYEDLKVYENVAQCAGGAASTTGFWDGPPTVSAAALGDSNTGMHLAIGILTALMQRQKTGKGQKVSCSMQDAVLNLCRVKLRDQQRLDKIGYLEEYPQYPHGSFSDVVPRGGNAGGGGQPGWVLKCKGWETDPNAYIYFTIQGHAWEPITKALGKPEWATDPAYMTAEARQDKIFDIFATIEDWLKDKTKYEAVDILRKFDIPCAPVLSMKELANSPDLRKSGSIVEVDHKVRGKYLTIGSPIKFSDLEIEVKPSPVLGEHTDEVLADLGYGTEDIAKLHAAKAV
- the oxc gene encoding oxalyl-CoA decarboxylase encodes the protein MTTDTQNTQLTDGFHLVIDALKANDLNTIFGLVGIPITDLCRLAQAEGMRFIGFRHEQHAGNAAAIAGYMTQQPGICMTVSAPGFLNGLTALANATVNCFPMILISGSSEREIVDLQQGDYEEMDQLNAAKPYAKAAYRINHIEDIGIGFARAIRAAVSGRPGGVYLDLPAQLLAQTMPAAEAKKTIFKVIDPVPRQIPAADAVERALNVLKGAKRPLILLGKGAAYAQADSQVRDLIEKSGIPYLPMSMAKGLLPDNHPQSASAARSFVLAEADAVLLVGARLNWLLAHGKGKTWGKEPKKFIQIDIQANEVDSNVQIDAPLIGDIGSCVGELLKGIAAVPKPSAEWINAINEKKDKNMAKMAETLAKEATPMNFHGALRVIRDVVKKNPDINLVNEGANTLDYCRAIVDMYKPRKRFDSGTWGIMGIGMGYAIGAAVTSGLPTLAIEGDSAFGFSGMELETICRYNLPITTVVFNNNGVYRGTDVNPTGGADVAPTVFVKDARYDKMIEAFGGVGYYVTTPAELETALTKAIADGKPALINAVIDETAGTESGRLTNLNPSTAAAKH